The Primulina eburnea isolate SZY01 chromosome 8, ASM2296580v1, whole genome shotgun sequence genome contains a region encoding:
- the LOC140838034 gene encoding protein S40-4-like, giving the protein MATSKTYFSRPNYKFLPTDQLLADDNSTNFELEESDVWSSLADRSSSPEIGKKSSRVYRKHAVSMQAAAASSLPVNVPDWSKILKEEYRENLLRDSDDDYEEGDRIPPHEFLAQKMARTGIASSVHEGVGRTLKGRDLSRVRNAILQKTGYQD; this is encoded by the coding sequence ATGGCGACATCGAAAACCTACTTCTCCCGGCCGAATTATAAATTTCTTCCGACGGATCAGTTGCTTGCTGATGACAACTCCACGAACTTCGAGCTAGAAGAGTCCGATGTATGGAGCTCGTTGGCAGACCGATCCTCTTCTCCAGAGATAGGGAAGAAGAGTTCCAGAGTTTACAGGAAGCATGCCGTCTCGATGCAAGCTGCCGCGGCTTCTTCTCTGCCGGTGAACGTGCCGGATTGGTCGAAGATACTGAAGGAAGAGTACAGGGAGAATCTGCTGAGGGACAGCGACGATGATTACGAGGAGGGGGATCGGATTCCGCCGCACGAGTTCTTGGCACAGAAAATGGCGAGGACTGGGATCGCCTCGTCGGTGCACGAAGGAGTTGGGAGGACTCTGAAGGGAAGAGATCTCAGCAGGGTTAGAAATGCAATTCTGCAGAAAACTGGGTACCAGGATTGa
- the LOC140839962 gene encoding large ribosomal subunit protein uL11-like — protein MPPKFDPSQVVDVFVRVTGGVVGAASSLAPKIGPLGLSPKKIGEDIAKETAKDWKGLRVTVKLTVQNRQAKVTVVPSAAALVIKALKEPERDRKKTKNIKHNGNISLDDVIEIAKVMKSRSMAKDLSGTVKEILGTCVSVGCTVDGKDPKDLQQEITDGDVEIPLD, from the coding sequence ATGCCGCCAAAGTTCGATCCCTCGCAAGTAGTCGACGTCTTCGTCCGCGTCACCGGCGGAGTAGTTGGCGCCGCCAGTTCCCTCGCCCCTAAGATCGGGCCCCTCGGTCTATCCCCCAAAAAAATCGGTGAAGACATCGCTAAGGAAACCGCCAAGGATTGGAAGGGCCTCCGCGTCACCGTCAAGCTCACCGTACAAAATCGCCAGGCTAAAGTCACGGTTGTCCCCTCTGCAGCTGCCTTGGTCATCAAGGCTCTCAAGGAGCCTGAGCGTGACCGGAAGAAGACCAAAAACATTAAGCACAATGGGAATATTTCACTTGACGACGTGATCGAGATCGCCAAGGTGATGAAATCTCGTTCTATGGCCAAGGATTTGTCCGGCACCGTGAAGGAGATTCTCGGTACCTGCGTTTCCGTTGGATGTACTGTCGATGGGAAGGATCCAAAGGATTTGCAGCAGGAGATTACCGATGGCGACGTGGAAATTCCACTAGACTGA
- the LOC140839963 gene encoding 4-hydroxy-3-methylbut-2-en-1-yl diphosphate synthase (ferredoxin), chloroplastic-like, with the protein MAAGTVPASFTGLKSRDHHGLGFGKISDFIRVSDLQRIKFRQTKVAVIKNSTSPASETIELEPASAGSPLLVPRQKYCDSIHKTVRRKTRTVMVGNVALGSEHPIKIQTMTTTDTKDVAATVEQVMRIADQGADIVRITVQGKKEADSCFEIKNSLVQKNYNIPLVADIHFAPPVAMRVAECFDKIRVNPGNFADRRAQFEQLEYSEDDYQKELEHIEKVFSPLVEKCKKYGRAMRIGTNHGSLSDRIMSYYGDSPRGMVESAFEYARICRKLDFHNFVFSMKASNPVIMVQAYRLLVAEMNVLGWDYPLHLGVTEAGEGEDGRMKSAIGIGTLLMDGLGDTIRVSLTEPPEEEIDPCRRLANLGMEAAKLQKGVAPFEEKHRRYFDFQRRSGQLPVQREGEEVDYRGVLHHDGSVLMSVTLDQLKAPEVLYKDLAAKLIVGMPYKDLATVDSILLRELPPLDDKDARLALKRLVDVSVGVITPLSEQLSKPFPNALVLITLKELSSGAQKLLQEGTRLVVSVRGDETQGELEILKSIDTTMVLHNLPYAEEKTSRVHAARRLFEYLSENSLNFPVIHHIQFPEKVHRDDLVICAGANAGALLVDGLGDGILLEAPDQDFEFLRNTSFNLLQGCRMRNTKTEYVSCPSCGRTLFDLQEISADIREKTSHLPGVSIAIMGCIVNGPGEMADADFGYVGGAPGKIDLYVGKTVVKRGIAMEHATDALIQLIKDNGRWVEPPTEE; encoded by the exons ATGGCAGCAGGAACTGTTCCGGCTTCATTTACAGGCCTAAAAAGCAGGGATCACCATGGCTTGGGCTTTGGAAAAATTTCGGATTTTATCAGGGTCTCTGATTTGCAAAGGATAAAATTTCGCCAGACCAAGGTTGCAGTGATTAAAAATTCTACCAGTCCGGCTTCAGAAACCATTGAACTCGAGCCGGCATCAGCAGGAAGCCCACTCTTAG TTCCTAGACAGAAATACTGTGATTCTATACATAAAACTGTGAGGAGAAAAACCCGAACAGTGATGGTCGGAAATGTTGCTCTTGGTAGTGAGCATCCCATCAAAATTCAAACAATGACCACAACAGATACGAAGGATGTTGCTGCAACTGTTGAACAG GTAATGAGAATAGCAGACCAGGGAGCAGATATTGTTCGAATAACAgtgcaaggaaagaaagaagCAGATTCCTGCTTTGAAATTAAAAATTCCCTTGTCCAGAAAAA CTATAACATCCCTCTAGTGGCAGACATTCATTTCGCACCACCCGTGGCAATGCGAGTTGCTGAATGCTTTGACAAAATTCGTGTCAACCCGGGAAATTTTG CCGACCGGAGAGCACAGTTTGAGCAGCTGGAGTACTCAGAAGATGACTATCAGAAAGAGCTTGAGCATATTGAGAAG GTCTTCTCTCCTTTGGTTGAAAAATGTAAAAAGTATGGGCGAGCAATGCGCATTGGAACAAACCATGGAAGCCTTTCAGATCGCATAATGAGCTACTATGGTGACTCGCCCAGGGGAATG GTTGAATCTGCATTTGAGTATGCTAGGATTTGTCGGAAACTGGACTTTCATAATTTTGTATTTTCAATGAAAGCAAGCAATCCCGTTATTATGGTCCAGGCATATCGCCTTCTCGTAGCTGAAATGAATGTTCTGGGATGGGATTATCCATTGCACCTGGGGGTAACTGAAGCTGGAGAGGGTGAAGATGGGCGAATGAAGTCTGCCATTGGTATTGGGACACTACTAATG GATGGTCTCGGCGATACCATCAGAGTTTCCCTAACTGAACCTCCAGAGGAAGAGATTGATCCCTGTAGAAGATTAGCTAACCTTGGTATGGAAGCAGCTAAGCTTCAGAAAGGAGTG GCaccttttgaagaaaaacatcgACGCTATTTTGATTTCCAGCGTAGAAGTGGCCAATTGCCCGTGCAAAGGGAG GGCGAAGAAGTTGATTACAGAGGTGTTCTTCACCATGATGGCTCGGTTCTAATGTCTGTGACTCTGGATCAGTTGAAG GCTCCTGAAGTCCTATATAAAGATCTAGCAGCAAAACTTATTGTTGGGATGCCATATAAG GATTTGGCAACCGTAGACTCGATCTTGCTGAGAGAGCTTCCACCACTAGATGATAAAGATGCT CGACTGGCACTCAAACGATTGGTTGATGTAAGTGTGGGAGTTATAACTCCTTTGTCAGAGCAACTGTCGAAGCCATTTCCCAACGCCTTAGTCCTGATAACTCTCAAGGAATTATCAAGTGGTGCTCAAAAGCTACTCCAAGAAG GAACACGATTGGTTGTCTCTGTGCGCGGTGATGAAACCCAAGGAGAGCTAGAAATTCTTAAGAGCATTGACACTACAATGGTTCTTCACAATCTACCATATGCAGAAGAGAAAACTAGCAGGGTTCATGCTGCAAGGAG GCTCTTTGAGTATCTTTCAGAGAACTCCTTGAACTTTCCTGTAATTCATCATATACAATTCCCTGAAAAAGTTCACAG GGATGATTTAGTTATCTGTGCTGGGGCAAATGCAGGAGCCCTTCTAGTAGATGGACTAGGAGATGGTATCCTACTGGAAGCTCCAGATCAAGACTTTGAATTCCTCAGAAATACATCATTTAATTTGTTACAAGGTTGCAGAATGAGAAATACAAAGACG GAATACGTGTCATGCCCGTCTTGTGGAAGAACTTTATTTGACCTTCAAGAGATTAGTGCAGATATAAGAGAAAAGACATCCCATTTACCTGGTGTTTCA ATTGCAATCATGGGCTGTATAGTGAATGGCCCGGGAGAAATGGCTGATGCAGATTTTGGATATGTTGGTGGCGCTCCTGGAAAAATCGACCTCTACGTTGGAAAG ACTGTGGTTAAACGAGGCATTGCTATGGAACACGCAACAGATGCTTTGATCCAGTTGATCAAAGACAATGGCCGTTGGGTGGAGCCACCTACAGAAGAGTAG